A genomic segment from Glycine max cultivar Williams 82 chromosome 1, Glycine_max_v4.0, whole genome shotgun sequence encodes:
- the LOC106799479 gene encoding uncharacterized mitochondrial protein AtMg00860-like, which translates to MCIDYRKLNEAIRKDHFPLHFMDQMLEQLVGQSLYYFLDECSRYNQISVDPKDQEKMTFNALLVSLPTKGCHLGYVMHQPLSRELVQRRCVETNLVLNWEKCHFMVQEEIVLGHKILARGIEVDKAKIDVIEKLPPPVNAKGIRSFLGHVGFYRRFIKDFSKIARPLSNFLNKDAVFKLDEECLEAFQTLKEKLVSTPIMVAPD; encoded by the exons ATGTGCATCGACTACCGGAAGCTCAATGAGGCGATAAGGAAAGACCATTTTCCTTTGCATTTCATGGATCAGATGTTGGAGCAGCTAGTAGGACAATCCTTATACTATTTCTTGGACGAGTGCTCAAGATATAATCAGATTTCAGTGGATCCCAAGGACCAAGAGAAGATGACTTTTAATGCTCTTTTGGTGTCTTTGCCTACAAAAGGATGTCATTTGGGTTATGTAATGCACCAGCCACTTTCCAGAG AGCTAGTGCAGCGAAGATGTGTTGAGACCAATCTGGTGCTAAATTGGGAGAAGTGTCacttcatggttcaagaagaGATAGTGTTGGGCCACAAAATTTTAGCCCGAGGCATTGAGGTGGATAAAGCAAAAATTGATGTCATCGAGAAGTTACCACCACCAGTAAATGCCAAGGGTATCAGAAGTTTTCTTGGACATGTAGGTTTCTATCGAAGGTTCATCAAGGACTTCTCGAAGATAGCTAGACCATTGAGCAACTTTCTAAACAAGGATGCAGTCTTCAAGCTTGATGAGGAATGCCTAGAAGCCTTTCAAACTTTGAAGGAGAAGCTTGTATCTACCCCAATAATGGTTGCACCTGACTGA